The following proteins come from a genomic window of Vidua chalybeata isolate OUT-0048 chromosome 2, bVidCha1 merged haplotype, whole genome shotgun sequence:
- the PCDH9 gene encoding protocadherin-9 isoform X4: MDLRNFYLLAALIACLRLDSAIAQELIYTIREELPENVPIGNIPKDLNISHINVATGTSASLVYRLVSKAGDAPLVKVSSNTGEIFTTSNRIDREKLCAGASYAEENECFFELEVVILPNDFFRLIKIKIIVKDTNDNAPMFPSPVINISIPENTLINSRFPIPSATDPDTGFNGVQHYELLNGQSVFGLDIVETPEGEKWPQLIVQQNLDREQKDTYVMKIKVEDGGTPQKSSTAILQVTVSDVNDNRPVFKESQVEVHIPENAPVGTSVIQLHATDADIGSNAEIRYIFGAQVAPATKRFFALNNTTGLITVQRSLDREETAIHKVTVLASDGSSTPARATVTINVTDVNDNPPNIDLRYIISPINGTVYLSEKDPINTKIALITVSDKDTDVNGKVICFIEREVPFHLKAVYDNQYLLETSSLLDYEGTKEFSFKIVASDSGKPSLNQTALVRVKLEDENDNPPIFSQPVIELSVSENNRPGLYLTTISATDEDSGKNADIVYQLGPNASFFDLDRKTGVLTASRVFDREEQERFIFTVTARDNGTPPLQSQAAVIVTVLDENDNSPKFTHNHFQFFVSENLPKYSTVGVITVTDADAGENKAVTLSILNDNENFVLDPYSGVIKSNVSFDREQQSSYTFDVKAVDGGQPPRSSTAKVTINVMDVNDNSPVVIYPPSNTSFKLVPLSAIPGSVVAEVFAVDIDTGMNAELKYTIVSGNNKGLFRIDPVTGNITLEEKPAPNDVGLHRLVVNISDLGYPKSLHTLVLVFLYVNDTAGNASYIYDLIRRTMETPLDRNIGDSSQPYQNEDYLTIMIAIVAGAMVVIVVIFVTVLVRCRHASRFKAAQRSKQGAEWMSPNQENKQNKKKKRKKRKSPKSSLLNFVTIEESKPDDAVHEPINGTISLPAELEEQSIGRFDWGTAPPSTFKPNSPDLAKHYKSASPQSAFHLKPDTPVSVKKHHVIQELPLDNTFVGGCDTLSKRSSTSSDHFSASECSSQGGFKTKGPLHTRQCSPSSP, encoded by the coding sequence ATGGACCTGAGGAATTTTTACCTGTTGGCCGCTTTGATTGCCTGTTTAAGGCTGGATTCTGCTATAGCTCAAGAACTTATTTACACTATTAGAGAGGAGCTGCCTGAAAACGTGCCCATAGGGAACATACCAAAGGACCTGAACATTTCTCATATCAATGTTGCCACAGGGACAAGTGCCAGCCTTGTCTACAGACTGGTGTCTAAAGCAGGGGATGCACCTCTGGTCAAAGTGTCCAGTAACACGGGGGAAATCTTCACAACATCTAACAGAATAGACAGAGAAAAACTATGTGCTGGAGCTTCctatgcagaagaaaatgaatgttTCTTTGAACTTGAAGTAGTGATTCTCCCCAATGATTTTTTTAGGctgatcaaaataaaaatcattgtAAAGGATACTAATGACAATGCACCTATGTTTCCATCCCCTGTTATCAATATCTCCATCCCAGAAAACACTCTGATCAACAGTCGCTTTCCAATTCCGTCAGCAACAGATCCTGACACAGGTTTCAATGGTGTGCAGCACTATGAGTTGTTAAATGGGCAGAGTGTCTTTGGACTGGATATTGTAGAAACTCCAGAAGGGGAGAAATGGCCTCAGCTGATTGTACAGCAGAACTTGGACAGAGAGCAAAAGGACACCTACGTGATGAAAATCAAAGTGGAGGATGGAGGTACCCCCCAGAAATCCAGCACAGCTATCCTGCAAGTCACAGTAAGTGATGTCAATGATAACAGGCCAGTCTTTAAAGAGAGTCAAGTAGAGGTCCATATACCAGAAAATGCCCCTGTAGGCACCTCTGTAATTCAGCTTCATGCTACAGATGCTGATATAGGAAGCAATGCAGAAATCAGATATATTTTTGGTGCCCAAGTCGCCCCTGCAACCAAaagattttttgctttaaacaaCACCACAGGGCTGATTACAGTTCAGAGGTCCTTAGATCGAGAAGAGACTGCTATTCACAAAGTGACAGTGCTGGCTAGTGATGGTAGCTCCACACCAGCTCGGGCAACTGTCACCATCAATGTCACTGATGTAAATGATAACCCTCCTAACATAGACCTCAGGTACATAATAAGTCCCATCAATGGCACAGTGTACTTATCTGAGAAAGATCCCATCAATACAAAGATTGCCCTAATTACGGTTTCAGATAAGGACACTGATGTGAATGGCAAAGTGATCTGTTTCATTGAGAGAGAGGTCCCCTTCCACTTGAAAGCAGTTTACGACAACCAATATTTGTTAGAGACCTCTTCCTTGTTGGACTATGAGGGCACCAAAGAATTCAGCTTTAAAATTGTGGCTTCTGATTCTGGCAAGCCCAGTTTGAACCAGACTGCCCTAGTAAGAGTTAAGCTGGAGGATGAAAATGACAACCCTCCGATTTTCAGCCAGCCTGTAATTGAGCTgtcagtttctgaaaacaaccGGCCTGGTCTATACTTAACAACTATTAGTGCCACAGATGAAGACAGTGGGAAAAATGCAGACATTGTTTATCAGCTTGGTCCTAATGCCTCCTTTTTCGATCTGGATCGAAAGACAGGAGTTTTGACAGCCTCCAGAGTTTTTgacagagaagagcaggaacGTTTCATTTTCACTGTTACGGCCCGAGATAACGGCACCCCTCCTTTGCAGAGCCAAGCGGCTGTGATTGTTACTGTGTTGGACGAAAATGACAACAGTCCCAAATTTACTCATAATCATTTCCAGTTTTTCGTATCAGAGAACTTACCAAAGTATAGCACAGTGGGGGTGATCACAGTGACTGATGCAGATGCCGgggaaaataaagcagtgaCCCTTTCCATCCTGAATGACAATGAAAACTTTGTGCTGGATCCATACTCCGGAGTTATAAAGTCCAATGTTTCTTTTGATAGAGAACAGCAGAGCTCTTACACCTTTGATGTTAAGGCAGTGGATGGAGGGCAACCTCCTCGCTCTTCTACAGCAAAAGTAACAATAAATGTGATGGATGTTAATGATAACAGTCCTGTTGTCATCTACCCACCTTCTAATACTTCTTTTAAGTTAGTGCCACTCTCAGCAATTCCAGGATCGGTGGTAGCTGAAGTCTTTGCTGTGGATATAGACACTGGCATGAATGCTGAGCTGAAGTACACGATTGTAAGCGGCAATAACAAGGGTTTGTTTCGGATTGATCCAGTGACGGGTAATATCACTCTGGAAGAAAAACCAGCTCCTAATGACGTGGGGCTGCATCGCTTAGTTGTCAACATAAGTGATTTGGGTTATCCCAAATCCCTTCATACTCTTGtgcttgtatttttatatgtaaatgATACTGCTGGAAATGCCTCTTATATTTATGACTTGATACGCAGGACTATGGAAACACCTTTGGATCGGAACATAGGGGACAGTAGTCAACCCTACCAAAATGAGGACTATCTCACAATCATGATTGCTATTGTGGCTGGTGCCATGGTTGTCATAGTGGTGATATTTGTCACGGTTCTTGTTCGCTGTCGACATGCGTCCAGATTCAAAGCTGCCCAGAGGAGCAAGCAAGGTGCTGAGTGGATGTCTCCCAAtcaggaaaacaagcaaaacaagaaaaagaaaaggaagaaaaggaaatctcCAAAGAGCTCCCTTTTGAACTTTGTGACCATTGAGGAGTCCAAACCTGATGATGCAGTTCATGAACCTATCAACGGGACAATAAgccttccagcagagctggaggagcaaAGTATAGGAAGATTTGATTGGGGCACAGCACCACCATCAACCTTTAAGCCTAACAGTCCTGATCTTGCCAAGCATTACAAATCTGCCTCTCCACAGTCTGCTTTTCATCTCAAACCTGACACCCCAGTTTCAGTGAAAAAGCACCATGTGATTCAGGAACTCCCGTTGGACAACACCTTTGTTGGTGGTTGTGACACCCTTTCCAAACGCTCTTCCACTAGTTCAGATCACTTCAGTGCCTCAGAGTGCAGTTCCCAAGGAGGCTTCAAGACAAAGGGCCCCTTACACACCAGACAG